The following coding sequences lie in one Danio rerio strain Tuebingen ecotype United States chromosome 3, GRCz12tu, whole genome shotgun sequence genomic window:
- the rab3db gene encoding RAB3D, member RAS oncogene family, b isoform X1, whose translation MQVGVDGCDQRMASVTDSRLQPSQKDAADQNFDYMFKLLIIGNSSVGKTSFLFRYADDSFTSAFVSTVGIDFKVKTVFRNNKRIKLQIWDTAGQERYRTITTAYYRGAMGFLLMFDITNRDSFNAVRDWATQIKTYSWDNAQVILVGNKCDLEDERLIPTEDSQRLAHELGFQFFEASAKDSINVKQVFECLVDVICDKMTESLDGDAAVSNHKDCSLQDAADEGHSACAC comes from the exons ATGCAGGTCGGTGTGGACGGTTGTGATCAGAGG atgGCGTCAGTGACTGACTCGCGTCTTCAGCCGTCACAGAAAGATGCTGCAGACCAAAACTTTGACTACATGTTTAAACTCCTCATCATCGGAAACAGCAGCGTCGGTAAAACCAGCTTTCTGTTTCGATACGCGGACGATTCCTTCACTTCAGCCTTTGTCAGCACAGTGGGGATCGACTTTAAGGTCAAAACCGTTTTTAGGAACAACAAGAGGATTAAACTACAAATCTGG GACACGGCGGGACAGGAGCGCTACAGGACCATCACCACAGCCTATTACAGAGGAGCAATGGGCTTCCTGCTCATGTTCGACATCACCAACCGGGACTCATTCAATGCTGTTCGGGACTG GGCCACGCAGATCAAGACGTACTCGTGGGACAATGCTCAGGTGATTCTGGTGGGAAACAAGTGTGATCTGGAGGACGAGCGGCTCATTCCTACTGAGGACAGCCAGAGACTCGCACACGAGCTCG gtttccagttttTCGAGGCGAGCGCCAAAGACAGCATCAACGTGAAGCAGGTGTTTGAGTGTCTGGTGGACGTGATCTGTGACAAGATGACCGAAAGCCTGGACGGAGACGCCGCCGTGTCCAACCATAAAGACTGCAGTCTGCAGGACGCGGCTGATGAAGGACACAGTGCCTGCGCCTGCTGA
- the rab3db gene encoding RAB3D, member RAS oncogene family, b — translation MASVTDSRLQPSQKDAADQNFDYMFKLLIIGNSSVGKTSFLFRYADDSFTSAFVSTVGIDFKVKTVFRNNKRIKLQIWDTAGQERYRTITTAYYRGAMGFLLMFDITNRDSFNAVRDWATQIKTYSWDNAQVILVGNKCDLEDERLIPTEDSQRLAHELGFQFFEASAKDSINVKQVFECLVDVICDKMTESLDGDAAVSNHKDCSLQDAADEGHSACAC, via the exons atgGCGTCAGTGACTGACTCGCGTCTTCAGCCGTCACAGAAAGATGCTGCAGACCAAAACTTTGACTACATGTTTAAACTCCTCATCATCGGAAACAGCAGCGTCGGTAAAACCAGCTTTCTGTTTCGATACGCGGACGATTCCTTCACTTCAGCCTTTGTCAGCACAGTGGGGATCGACTTTAAGGTCAAAACCGTTTTTAGGAACAACAAGAGGATTAAACTACAAATCTGG GACACGGCGGGACAGGAGCGCTACAGGACCATCACCACAGCCTATTACAGAGGAGCAATGGGCTTCCTGCTCATGTTCGACATCACCAACCGGGACTCATTCAATGCTGTTCGGGACTG GGCCACGCAGATCAAGACGTACTCGTGGGACAATGCTCAGGTGATTCTGGTGGGAAACAAGTGTGATCTGGAGGACGAGCGGCTCATTCCTACTGAGGACAGCCAGAGACTCGCACACGAGCTCG gtttccagttttTCGAGGCGAGCGCCAAAGACAGCATCAACGTGAAGCAGGTGTTTGAGTGTCTGGTGGACGTGATCTGTGACAAGATGACCGAAAGCCTGGACGGAGACGCCGCCGTGTCCAACCATAAAGACTGCAGTCTGCAGGACGCGGCTGATGAAGGACACAGTGCCTGCGCCTGCTGA